The following proteins come from a genomic window of Nostoc sp. TCL26-01:
- a CDS encoding response regulator, with the protein MKILVVEDDKLNAYALTAVLTNQNYVVEVAVDGDTAWDLIQTYDYDLILLDVMLPKLNGISLCRQIRSSGRQMPILLLTGCDSSHEKAIGLDAGADDYVVKPFDEEELVARVRALLRRGGTTAQPILEWGNLRLDPSSCEVTYNQHLLSLTPKEYALLELFLRNSRRVFSCSMILEHIWSYEDTPQEEAVRTHIKGLRMKLRNVGAPHDLIETVYGIGYRLKSQEAGESGSKEQIKNSPSLPKSKSHQQQTLAAIAGIWHKFYGRIDEQVKVLEQVVIALFQEALNPDLCLQATQEAHTLAGSLGTFGLPEGSKLARKIEQLLKSRNHLTSTDINNLQNWVQSLRKEIAAQEPEALSSPVNQQLPLVLVVDRDVVLAEQLAPAANDGKFIVTNAHSLEQARNILYQRHPHLVLLDPSVTSQQEDNLRFLAELAQYKPPIPVVIFTEQADFQHRLQLARQGGHTFLQKPMSASEMIEAIAQILQQSSHAEAKVLAVDDDPQILALLQILLHPWGLQVITLKDPRQFWETLADVQPDLLILDVEMPHTTGIEICQVVRNDPQWSELPILFLTVHNDGEMVNQVFSVGADDFVSKPIVGPELVTRIINRLERVKLLHRVSHSQPVVAALKERTAELINVNRQLQSELDERLRIEEALRISQVRLARILDIADDAIISMDANQKITLFNQGAEKIFGYSAQEIIGQRLDVLIPQRFFQVHRQHVQDFGQAASLARRMGERKEIFGCRQDGTEFPAEASISKLHLNGEVFYTAILRDITERKQIERMKDEFVSVVSHELRTPLTSIHGSLGMLASGLLTADSPSGKRLLQIATDSTERLVRLINDILDIERIESGRVKMEREICNLNDLVASAVSIMQPLANKAGIKLSISSLSIQLWVDADRIVQTFTNLLSNAIKFSDGGNTVWLIVEKQDNELLVTVKDHGRGIPSDKINSVFERFQQVDSSDSRNHEGTGLGLAICQSIVQQHGGRIWVESVLGEGSSFYFTLPIISLPQKSELADSDAAHIPLVLVCDDDLLIRIELQTLLEQGGYRVVTVASGEEAIATASIQHPDIIILDLLMPGINGWETMAMLKQRPATKDIPIVICSVYQQTSSSQPSHDFVDWVSKPVQESYLLQSLRKAIATSSQRVRILIVEDDPDLAEVLITLLEKHDIETFLAKTGKEAIRLSQTVNPDLLILDLIFPETDGFAVIDWLQKHNRLCNVPVVVYSARDLDESERQRLKLGHTEFLTKGRVTTQEFEQRVIELLQRITHKRHQE; encoded by the coding sequence ATGAAAATTTTAGTTGTTGAAGATGATAAATTAAATGCTTATGCACTGACAGCTGTTCTCACTAACCAAAACTATGTAGTTGAGGTTGCCGTTGATGGTGATACAGCTTGGGATTTAATTCAGACTTACGACTATGATTTAATTTTGTTAGATGTCATGCTACCAAAGCTGAATGGTATCAGTCTTTGTCGGCAAATTAGGTCTAGTGGTCGGCAAATGCCAATTCTTTTGTTAACAGGTTGTGATAGCAGTCATGAGAAAGCGATCGGTTTAGATGCAGGTGCAGATGATTATGTCGTTAAACCATTTGATGAAGAGGAATTGGTGGCACGTGTTAGAGCTTTATTGCGTAGGGGAGGAACAACAGCCCAACCAATTTTAGAATGGGGAAATTTGCGGCTTGATCCTAGTAGTTGTGAAGTCACTTATAACCAACATTTACTATCACTAACTCCTAAAGAATATGCACTTCTAGAGTTATTTTTACGCAATAGCCGCCGGGTATTTAGCTGTAGCATGATTTTAGAGCATATTTGGTCTTATGAAGATACTCCCCAAGAAGAAGCAGTGCGGACTCATATTAAAGGGTTGCGCATGAAGTTGAGAAATGTGGGAGCGCCTCATGATTTAATTGAAACAGTATATGGAATTGGCTATCGGCTCAAATCGCAGGAAGCAGGGGAATCAGGGAGTAAGGAACAGATCAAAAATTCGCCATCCCTACCCAAAAGCAAATCTCATCAACAGCAAACACTAGCAGCAATAGCCGGAATTTGGCACAAATTCTATGGACGGATAGATGAGCAAGTGAAGGTGTTAGAGCAAGTAGTAATTGCTCTGTTTCAAGAGGCTTTAAATCCAGATTTATGTTTGCAAGCTACACAAGAAGCTCATACACTGGCGGGTTCCTTGGGTACTTTTGGTCTACCGGAAGGCTCAAAGCTAGCACGTAAAATAGAACAGTTATTAAAATCTAGAAATCATTTAACATCCACCGATATTAATAACTTGCAAAATTGGGTGCAGTCATTAAGAAAAGAGATTGCTGCACAGGAACCAGAAGCATTATCTTCACCAGTTAATCAACAACTGCCTTTAGTATTGGTTGTGGATAGAGATGTGGTTTTAGCTGAACAATTAGCACCAGCCGCTAATGATGGGAAATTTATTGTGACTAATGCTCATAGTTTGGAGCAAGCTAGAAATATATTATACCAACGACATCCTCATCTTGTCTTACTTGATCCGAGCGTTACTTCCCAGCAAGAAGATAATTTGCGCTTTCTAGCAGAATTAGCACAATATAAACCACCTATACCAGTAGTAATTTTTACAGAACAAGCAGATTTTCAACACCGCTTGCAGCTAGCGCGTCAAGGTGGACACACATTTTTACAAAAGCCTATGAGTGCTAGTGAGATGATAGAAGCGATCGCTCAAATACTGCAACAAAGCAGCCATGCAGAAGCTAAAGTCTTAGCCGTAGATGACGATCCGCAAATTCTCGCACTATTACAAATCTTACTCCATCCTTGGGGGCTACAAGTCATTACCCTCAAAGATCCACGCCAGTTTTGGGAAACATTAGCAGATGTTCAGCCAGACTTGTTAATTCTAGATGTGGAAATGCCACACACTACTGGTATCGAAATATGTCAAGTAGTTCGTAATGATCCGCAATGGAGTGAACTACCCATACTGTTTTTGACAGTTCACAACGATGGGGAAATGGTTAATCAGGTGTTTAGTGTCGGCGCTGATGACTTTGTTAGTAAACCCATTGTTGGGCCAGAACTAGTTACGAGAATTATCAATCGCTTAGAACGGGTGAAGCTACTACATCGTGTGAGTCATTCCCAACCAGTCGTAGCCGCACTCAAAGAAAGGACTGCTGAGTTAATCAATGTCAATCGACAGTTGCAGTCAGAACTTGATGAACGCCTACGGATTGAAGAAGCATTAAGGATCTCTCAAGTACGATTGGCGCGAATTTTAGATATTGCTGATGATGCCATTATTTCTATGGATGCCAACCAAAAGATCACATTATTTAACCAAGGTGCAGAGAAAATCTTTGGTTATTCTGCCCAAGAAATTATCGGTCAGCGTCTTGATGTACTCATTCCACAACGTTTTTTTCAAGTCCATCGTCAACACGTACAAGACTTTGGTCAGGCTGCTAGTTTAGCCCGACGCATGGGTGAAAGGAAGGAAATATTTGGTTGTCGTCAGGATGGTACAGAATTCCCGGCGGAGGCTTCCATATCTAAATTGCATCTAAATGGAGAAGTTTTTTATACGGCAATTTTACGTGATATTACAGAGCGCAAACAGATTGAACGGATGAAAGACGAGTTTGTTTCTGTCGTTAGTCATGAACTCCGCACACCCCTAACTTCAATTCACGGTTCCTTGGGAATGCTTGCTAGTGGTTTATTAACAGCCGATTCACCATCAGGAAAACGCTTGCTACAAATTGCTACCGATAGTACAGAACGCTTAGTACGCCTGATTAACGACATTCTCGATATTGAACGGATTGAGTCAGGTAGGGTAAAAATGGAACGAGAAATCTGCAATCTCAATGACTTGGTAGCATCAGCAGTGAGTATTATGCAGCCGTTAGCTAACAAAGCTGGGATAAAGTTATCTATTTCTAGCCTATCGATCCAGTTATGGGTAGATGCAGACAGGATTGTGCAAACTTTCACAAATCTCCTGAGTAACGCAATTAAATTTTCGGACGGGGGGAATACAGTATGGTTGATAGTGGAGAAACAAGACAATGAACTGTTAGTGACAGTCAAAGATCACGGACGGGGAATTCCCTCTGACAAAATCAATAGTGTCTTTGAACGGTTTCAACAAGTGGATTCCTCCGACTCCCGCAATCACGAAGGTACTGGTTTAGGGTTAGCAATTTGTCAAAGTATTGTACAACAACATGGCGGGCGCATCTGGGTAGAAAGCGTCTTGGGTGAAGGTAGTAGTTTTTACTTCACTTTACCAATTATTTCCTTACCGCAAAAGTCCGAGTTGGCTGACTCTGATGCTGCTCACATACCGCTAGTATTAGTCTGTGATGATGATCTTCTCATCCGCATCGAACTACAAACTCTGCTAGAACAAGGGGGATACCGAGTTGTCACAGTAGCTTCCGGTGAAGAAGCGATCGCTACCGCATCCATACAACATCCAGATATCATTATCTTAGATTTGCTGATGCCTGGGATTAATGGCTGGGAAACAATGGCAATGTTAAAGCAACGTCCCGCAACAAAAGATATCCCCATTGTGATTTGCAGTGTTTATCAACAGACTAGCTCTAGTCAACCTAGTCATGATTTTGTGGATTGGGTAAGTAAACCAGTCCAAGAAAGCTACTTATTACAGTCTCTCAGAAAAGCGATCGCTACATCTTCTCAAAGAGTCCGAATTTTGATTGTGGAGGACGATCCTGATTTAGCAGAAGTATTGATCACTCTGTTAGAAAAACACGACATTGAAACCTTTTTAGCCAAAACAGGCAAAGAAGCCATCCGCCTCAGCCAAACAGTCAATCCCGACTTACTAATTCTCGATTTAATTTTCCCAGAAACCGACGGGTTTGCCGTCATAGATTGGTTGCAAAAACACAATCGCCTTTGCAATGTACCGGTAGTAGTCTACTCTGCTAGAGATTTAGACGAGTCAGAACGTCAACGCCTCAAGCTAGGACATACAGAATTTTTAACTAAAGGACGTGTCACCACCCAAGAGTTTGAACAAAGAGTTATCGAACTACTCCAGCGAATTACCCATAAAAGACATCAGGAGTAA
- a CDS encoding pentapeptide repeat-containing protein yields MTEVNEQQPINKATTLIEMYTAGKRDFSRAELGDADLQGVDLKGADLSYADLNTANLKGANLRGTDFSFADLSQANLQDADLRGALLMSANLRLANLQGAHLEKADCDRHTHFPDNFDPIAAGLQIKA; encoded by the coding sequence ATGACTGAAGTTAATGAGCAGCAGCCCATTAATAAAGCTACTACATTAATTGAGATGTATACTGCGGGAAAGCGAGATTTTAGCCGAGCCGAACTGGGAGACGCTGATTTACAAGGGGTTGATCTCAAAGGCGCTGACCTGAGTTACGCTGACTTAAATACAGCCAACCTCAAAGGCGCTAATCTCCGAGGTACTGATTTTAGCTTTGCCGATCTGAGTCAAGCTAATTTACAAGACGCAGATTTGCGAGGTGCATTATTAATGTCAGCCAACCTGCGCCTAGCCAACCTCCAAGGCGCACATCTAGAGAAAGCAGACTGCGATCGCCATACCCATTTTCCTGATAATTTCGACCCTATCGCCGCAGGTTTGCAAATAAAAGCATAA
- a CDS encoding universal stress protein, translating into MLNKILVALDRSEIGQQVFEQALVLAKATQAKLLLLHVLSPEEEGSPHMPMISSYDYYPGLSGQSFEVYQKQWDSFKSEGLAMLQSLSAKANQAEVSTEFAQTVGNPGRAICKLATTWDADLIVMGHRGLSGLRELFLGSVSNYVLHHAPCSVHIVRGLVTIPPSEFPTTSYPSLISKVSK; encoded by the coding sequence ATGCTGAACAAGATTCTAGTTGCATTAGATCGCTCAGAAATAGGACAACAGGTTTTTGAGCAAGCATTGGTTTTAGCAAAGGCAACACAAGCTAAGTTATTGCTGCTGCACGTTCTGTCTCCAGAAGAAGAAGGCAGTCCCCATATGCCAATGATATCTAGTTATGACTACTACCCAGGACTAAGTGGTCAAAGTTTTGAAGTATATCAAAAACAATGGGATAGCTTTAAATCAGAAGGCTTGGCAATGTTGCAATCCCTCAGTGCTAAGGCTAATCAGGCTGAAGTATCCACAGAATTTGCTCAAACTGTGGGAAATCCTGGTCGCGCCATATGTAAATTAGCTACTACTTGGGATGCTGATCTAATTGTAATGGGACACCGGGGTTTATCTGGATTAAGAGAATTATTTCTTGGTAGTGTTAGTAATTACGTATTACATCATGCTCCTTGTTCAGTGCATATAGTACGTGGTCTAGTGACAATTCCCCCATCCGAGTTTCCAACAACCTCTTATCCTTCCCTAATCTCCAAAGTATCAAAATGA
- a CDS encoding DUF5615 family PIN-like protein, protein MNPLRFIADVHISPLTVIALQQQGYDILRTTDLLPATAPDSDILELARVENRVIITQDLDFSMLVALGKYDQPSLITLRLSSAKPDVVTQRLLEVLPQSEQELREGSALTIEDYSVRVRKLPIF, encoded by the coding sequence ATGAATCCTCTTCGTTTTATTGCCGATGTGCATATTTCTCCTTTAACAGTCATAGCTCTGCAACAGCAAGGCTATGATATTTTGCGTACTACAGACTTGCTTCCTGCAACTGCTCCCGATTCAGACATTTTGGAGCTTGCGAGAGTTGAGAATCGAGTCATCATCACACAAGATTTAGACTTTTCTATGCTTGTAGCTCTTGGTAAATACGATCAACCAAGTCTAATTACGTTGCGCTTGTCTTCTGCAAAGCCTGATGTGGTGACACAAAGGTTACTAGAAGTTCTACCTCAGTCAGAGCAAGAGCTTAGAGAAGGTTCAGCCTTAACAATTGAGGATTATTCTGTACGTGTTCGTAAGTTACCAATTTTTTAA
- a CDS encoding DUF433 domain-containing protein — MRITVAFVLKLLASQLSVQEVLEAYPELEAEDIRQALNYAAWTLSDRIKPIPSA; from the coding sequence ATGCGTATTACCGTGGCCTTTGTTCTGAAATTACTAGCTAGTCAACTCTCTGTTCAAGAAGTTTTAGAGGCTTATCCAGAATTAGAGGCCGAAGATATCCGACAGGCTCTAAACTATGCAGCTTGGACACTTTCCGATAGAATCAAACCTATTCCTTCGGCATGA
- a CDS encoding tetratricopeptide repeat protein, protein MTQPYNLSNVWEERRNLANGYYQQGRFLEYLDLVRENLQLAKAIPDRAREGHTLNDIGLAYLGCCQPKQALESFHQALAVAREISNIQAEATALSNLGSTCSRLGRLAQALEYFDQAVQIFRKLQDTQGEISTLNDVALIYVRLGEPKRSLILQHQILAMRRLLGDFSGEATTLNGIGFAYSCLGDFEQALEYLQQALPIQKAVKNVIGQAITLNNIASIYLDLGQPKQALLLYHQVLLTRQAIKDHPGEATTLNNIGYTYSHLKIHRKALKFYKQALVIYQQLGDSLGEISTLLNMGSLYGTTKRKRLARSCYQNAQDLAERIEDKATFEKVKQFMDGL, encoded by the coding sequence ATGACGCAACCTTACAATTTATCCAACGTGTGGGAAGAACGTCGCAATCTAGCTAATGGCTACTATCAACAGGGAAGGTTTCTAGAATATCTGGATTTGGTCAGAGAAAATTTACAACTAGCTAAAGCCATTCCTGATCGCGCTAGAGAAGGGCATACACTCAATGATATTGGTTTAGCTTACCTTGGGTGCTGCCAACCAAAACAGGCTCTAGAGAGTTTTCATCAAGCGCTGGCGGTAGCTAGGGAAATTAGTAATATCCAAGCAGAAGCTACAGCTTTGAGTAATTTGGGTTCTACTTGTAGTCGTCTAGGCAGACTTGCACAAGCTTTAGAGTATTTTGATCAAGCAGTCCAGATTTTTAGAAAATTGCAAGATACTCAAGGTGAAATTTCTACACTCAATGATGTCGCCTTAATTTATGTCAGGTTGGGTGAACCCAAGCGATCGCTTATCCTGCAACACCAAATTTTAGCCATGCGTCGCTTGCTAGGAGACTTTTCGGGTGAAGCTACCACCCTGAATGGCATCGGTTTCGCTTACAGTTGCTTGGGTGACTTTGAGCAAGCCTTAGAATATCTTCAACAAGCCTTACCAATTCAAAAAGCCGTCAAAAATGTGATCGGCCAAGCAATTACCCTCAACAATATTGCCTCTATTTATCTTGATTTAGGGCAACCCAAACAAGCACTATTACTTTATCATCAAGTTCTGTTAACACGTCAAGCAATTAAAGATCACCCAGGTGAAGCGACAACTCTCAATAATATTGGGTATACCTACTCTCATCTGAAGATTCACCGCAAAGCACTGAAATTTTATAAACAAGCCTTAGTTATTTATCAACAACTGGGAGATTCTCTAGGAGAAATTTCCACCTTGCTAAACATGGGTAGCCTTTACGGTACAACAAAACGCAAAAGATTAGCGCGATCGTGCTATCAAAACGCTCAAGACTTAGCAGAACGAATTGAGGACAAAGCCACCTTTGAGAAAGTTAAGCAGTTTATGGATGGTCTTTAG
- a CDS encoding GNAT family N-acetyltransferase codes for MNQYRFKQSFADDPQLSDRLFELMEITFPGLKSLAECARKLGAPWESASTPFMRFHDDQAITHVGVLEIPMQIMGQRVTVGGVHGVATHPEFRRRGYYREVMQEVLAYCDQLYETLVLTTPNPEFYSPFGFRVIEEYIFKVQGNFRSEQNSWRILDFSDSKDVTLLHRLLETRAPVSHIVGVVNEKPVFCVNEGSRSLYYAEDLDLIASINIEENQLHIFDLVSTKTYHLSDILARVSQPINEVIIYFSPDLLNVQNIQILPHQLEATFLMVRGKFAAEGEKFMLPRSARC; via the coding sequence ATGAATCAGTATCGTTTTAAACAGTCGTTTGCTGATGATCCTCAATTAAGCGATCGCCTTTTTGAATTGATGGAAATCACATTTCCCGGACTCAAGAGTTTAGCAGAATGTGCTAGAAAGCTTGGCGCACCTTGGGAAAGTGCTTCTACTCCCTTTATGCGGTTTCATGATGATCAGGCTATTACCCATGTGGGTGTATTAGAGATACCGATGCAAATTATGGGACAAAGGGTAACTGTTGGCGGAGTCCACGGAGTAGCTACCCATCCAGAATTTCGCAGGAGAGGCTACTATCGTGAAGTTATGCAAGAAGTACTAGCATATTGTGATCAACTTTATGAAACACTAGTTTTAACAACACCAAATCCAGAGTTTTATTCACCTTTTGGATTTCGGGTGATTGAAGAATATATCTTCAAAGTGCAGGGCAATTTTAGAAGTGAGCAAAATAGCTGGAGAATCCTAGATTTTTCTGATAGTAAAGATGTCACATTATTGCACAGACTTTTAGAAACACGCGCACCTGTTTCTCACATCGTTGGAGTGGTGAATGAAAAGCCAGTATTCTGTGTCAATGAAGGCAGTAGATCATTATATTATGCAGAAGATTTAGATTTAATCGCCTCTATAAATATAGAAGAGAATCAACTGCATATTTTCGATTTAGTCAGTACCAAGACATATCATTTAAGTGATATTTTGGCAAGAGTATCTCAACCTATTAATGAAGTAATTATTTACTTTAGTCCAGACCTTTTGAATGTGCAAAACATTCAAATATTACCTCATCAATTAGAAGCAACATTTTTAATGGTTCGTGGTAAATTTGCCGCAGAAGGTGAGAAATTTATGCTACCCCGTTCTGCAAGATGTTAA
- a CDS encoding response regulator, protein MNKKRILVVDNEQYIQEVAKICLETVAGWQVMTASSGKEGIDKAQADQPDAILLDVMMPEMDGIATFEKLQANLVTKEIPVILLTAKIQASDRRRYSQLGIVSAIAKPFDPLELANQVATALGWSLEE, encoded by the coding sequence ATGAACAAAAAGCGAATTCTTGTAGTAGATAACGAGCAGTATATTCAAGAAGTTGCCAAAATCTGCTTAGAAACTGTCGCAGGCTGGCAAGTCATGACGGCAAGTTCTGGTAAAGAAGGGATAGATAAAGCACAAGCCGATCAACCAGATGCTATTCTCTTAGATGTGATGATGCCAGAGATGGATGGCATTGCTACCTTTGAGAAACTGCAAGCTAACTTAGTTACTAAAGAAATACCTGTAATATTATTAACCGCTAAAATTCAAGCTTCAGATCGTCGCCGCTATTCTCAACTGGGAATAGTCAGTGCGATCGCAAAACCTTTTGATCCCCTAGAATTAGCTAATCAAGTAGCCACCGCTTTAGGTTGGAGTCTAGAGGAATAG